TTTTTTTAAGAACAACTTGGAGAACTGCAACAGTTTCTCTCTGATTTTCGGTGAAAACCCAACGGATACATTCAGTCGGAAGTGGCTGTCCCAATGTTTGGAAAGTCCAAAAAGAGAACCTGGAGCAATTGCCATTCCTATTTTTTTGGATTCATTGAGTAACTTATCACCATCTAACGGAGATTTGATCCATAAAACAAATCCTCCATCTGGTTTTTGAATTTCTAGAGTTCCGTCACTATAAAAAGCCAGAAGTTTTGTATATTCCTCTGTAAGTTTTTTGTATTCCGAACGTAAGAATTTCAAATGCCTTTCGTAAGTCTGCAATTTCAAAAATTGAACCACCGCAATTTGACTGGGATGGTTTTCTGAAATTTTATAGGCCCTCGTTCGTTTACTTAAGTCCCGGATTCCATTTTTTGATGCCACCCAACCCATACGAAGTCCTGGGGCAATGGTTTTAGAAAACGAAGAACAAAGAAATGATTTAGGACCTTTTGGATCGTATGGAAAATCACTGACCAAGGGCTTCGGTCTCGTTCCAGTGAAATACAAATCTCCATAAATATCATCTTCTACTAAATGAATTCCGTATTTATGAGAGATTTTTGCTAAACTTTGTTTGGAAGATTCACTCATCAAAATTCCGTTCGGATTATTGAAGTTAGCTGAGAATAAAAAAACCTTTGGTTTGTGGCGTTTGATTAGTTTTTCAAATTCATCGGATGAAATTCCTTCCTCTTTTCTGTATGGAATTTCTACAACTTGCAGTTTGAGTGTTTCCAAAATTTGAAATAACCCAACATAAATAGGTGAGGGAACAATCACTGTATCACCTGGTTCTGTTGTGGTTGCTAAAGAAAATGTGATCGCCTCTGTGCACCCATTTGTGATTTGAACTTGTTCCGAGTTTATTCTGTATCCTTGGATCGACAAACGTTTGCTAATCCAATCTCGGAGCTCCTGTTCCCCTTGTAAATCTCCATAAGAGAATATTTCTTTATGTCTAAGGGCTTTTTTAAAAGAGGATACAAGTCCGCCCAGGGGAAGGTAAAAATCGGAGGGAATGGCTGCACCAAAAGAGATGAGTTTTGGATCCATCACGGTTCGCAT
The sequence above is drawn from the Leptospira sp. WS4.C2 genome and encodes:
- a CDS encoding PLP-dependent aminotransferase family protein gives rise to the protein MTKYKQLAEDIKNEIQLGYYSEKERIPSLREIQTLKSCSLTTAKEAYRILEEEGYIFVVSQSGYFVHPNISSVISGPQNEFYPAVEADDRIQQIMRTVMDPKLISFGAAIPSDFYLPLGGLVSSFKKALRHKEIFSYGDLQGEQELRDWISKRLSIQGYRINSEQVQITNGCTEAITFSLATTTEPGDTVIVPSPIYVGLFQILETLKLQVVEIPYRKEEGISSDEFEKLIKRHKPKVFLFSANFNNPNGILMSESSKQSLAKISHKYGIHLVEDDIYGDLYFTGTRPKPLVSDFPYDPKGPKSFLCSSFSKTIAPGLRMGWVASKNGIRDLSKRTRAYKISENHPSQIAVVQFLKLQTYERHLKFLRSEYKKLTEEYTKLLAFYSDGTLEIQKPDGGFVLWIKSPLDGDKLLNESKKIGMAIAPGSLFGLSKHWDSHFRLNVSVGFSPKIREKLLQFSKLFLKKRKN